The Pseudomonas fluorescens genome includes a window with the following:
- a CDS encoding LysR family transcriptional regulator — MLNKRYLPSITALQCFEAVTRHLSFTRAAEELNLTQSAVSKQVAQLEELLQHLLFRRVRRRLQLTPAGDLYLGEVRKILTQVEMSTHYLRSYGGDTEVLRVSTPPTFGARWLVPRLKGWRLRHPKIHLDLCSEQEADDLLQGRSDLAFYFGQGSRPGTESLKLFGEELVPVCAPGSLPDQPFTDPTQLAELVLLQNASRPQAWHDWFDHQGYHTEHSYHGPRFETFYMCIRAAQVGCGVALLPRFLVEEELADGKLVIPWQHAMPSTNAYYLAYPEHSAEVPKVRFFVEWMLEQIESPGTPQ, encoded by the coding sequence ATGCTCAATAAACGCTATTTGCCGTCGATCACGGCGCTGCAATGCTTCGAAGCGGTGACCCGCCACTTGAGCTTCACCCGTGCCGCCGAAGAGCTGAATCTGACCCAGAGCGCCGTCAGCAAACAGGTCGCGCAACTGGAGGAGCTGCTGCAGCACTTGCTGTTCCGACGCGTGCGCCGACGCTTGCAGCTGACGCCTGCCGGTGATTTGTACCTGGGGGAGGTGCGAAAAATCCTCACGCAGGTGGAGATGTCTACCCATTACCTGCGCTCCTACGGCGGCGACACTGAAGTTCTGCGCGTTTCCACGCCTCCGACCTTCGGCGCTCGCTGGTTGGTCCCACGCTTGAAGGGCTGGCGATTGCGCCATCCGAAGATTCACCTGGACCTGTGCAGCGAGCAGGAGGCCGACGACTTGCTGCAAGGGCGCAGCGACCTGGCGTTCTATTTCGGCCAAGGCTCGCGCCCCGGCACCGAATCCCTGAAGCTGTTTGGCGAAGAACTGGTGCCCGTCTGCGCGCCCGGCAGCCTGCCTGACCAGCCCTTCACCGACCCGACCCAACTGGCCGAGCTGGTGCTGCTGCAAAACGCCTCGCGGCCCCAGGCCTGGCACGACTGGTTCGACCACCAGGGCTACCACACCGAACATAGCTATCACGGGCCGCGTTTCGAAACCTTCTACATGTGCATCCGCGCCGCTCAGGTCGGCTGCGGCGTCGCCCTGCTGCCACGGTTTCTGGTGGAAGAAGAACTGGCCGACGGTAAACTGGTCATCCCCTGGCAACACGCGATGCCCAGCACCAACGCCTATTACCTGGCCTATCCGGAACATTCGGCGGAAGTGCCCAAGGTGCGGTTTTTTGTGGAGTGGATGTTGGAGCAGATCGAGAGCCCGGGTACGCCGCAGTAG
- the pncB gene encoding nicotinate phosphoribosyltransferase, with amino-acid sequence MSESVFADRIVQNLLDTDFYKLTMMQAVLHNYPNVEVEWEFRCRNSEDLRPYLAEIRFQIERLAELSLSADQLGFLERISFLKPDFLRFLGLFRFNLRYVHTGIENGELFIRLRGPWLHVILFEVPLLAIVSEVRNRYRYREIVLEQAREQLYRKFDWLSANASAEELSELQVADFGTRRRFSFRVQEEVVNVLKHDFPGRFVGTSNVHLSRELDMKPLGTMAHEWIMAHQQLGPRLIDSQIAALDCWVREYRGLLGIALTDCITMDAFLKDFDLFFAKLFDGLRHDSGDPVIWAEKAIAHYHKLGIDPMSKTLVFSDSLTLPKCLEIFRALRGRINVSFGIGTNLTCDIPGVEPMSIVLKMISCDGQPVAKISDEPGKTHCKDPNFVAYMRHVFQVPAALSDTSSKE; translated from the coding sequence ATGAGCGAGAGCGTATTTGCCGATCGTATCGTGCAGAACCTGCTCGACACCGACTTCTACAAACTGACGATGATGCAGGCGGTGTTGCACAACTACCCCAACGTCGAAGTCGAATGGGAATTTCGCTGCCGCAACAGCGAAGATCTGCGCCCGTACCTGGCGGAGATCCGCTTTCAGATCGAGCGCCTGGCCGAGTTGAGCCTGAGCGCCGACCAGTTGGGTTTCCTGGAGCGCATCAGTTTTCTGAAGCCGGACTTCCTGCGTTTCCTGGGCCTGTTTCGCTTCAACCTGCGCTACGTGCACACCGGTATCGAAAACGGCGAGCTATTCATCCGCCTGCGCGGGCCGTGGCTGCACGTCATTCTGTTCGAAGTGCCGCTACTGGCCATCGTCAGTGAGGTGCGCAATCGTTATCGCTATCGTGAAATCGTCCTGGAACAGGCGCGGGAACAGCTTTATCGCAAGTTCGACTGGCTGAGCGCCAACGCCAGCGCCGAAGAACTGTCCGAACTGCAAGTCGCGGACTTCGGCACCCGTCGTCGTTTTTCCTTCCGTGTCCAGGAAGAAGTGGTCAACGTGCTCAAGCATGACTTCCCCGGGCGTTTCGTCGGCACCAGTAACGTGCACCTGTCCCGGGAACTGGACATGAAGCCCCTGGGCACCATGGCCCACGAGTGGATCATGGCCCACCAGCAATTGGGCCCGCGGCTGATCGACAGCCAGATCGCCGCCCTCGATTGCTGGGTGCGCGAGTACCGAGGCCTGCTGGGGATCGCCCTGACCGATTGCATCACCATGGACGCCTTCCTCAAGGATTTCGATCTGTTCTTCGCCAAGCTGTTCGACGGTTTGCGCCATGACTCCGGCGACCCGGTGATCTGGGCCGAAAAAGCCATTGCCCACTATCACAAGCTCGGCATCGATCCGATGAGCAAGACCCTGGTGTTCTCCGATAGCCTGACATTGCCCAAATGCCTGGAGATTTTTCGAGCATTGCGTGGTCGCATTAATGTCAGCTTCGGTATTGGCACCAACCTGACGTGTGACATTCCAGGTGTAGAGCCGATGAGCATCGTGCTTAAAATGATCAGCTGTGACGGGCAACCCGTGGCCAAGATTTCAGACGAGCCCGGCAAGACCCACTGCAAAGACCCGAATTTCGTCGCCTACATGCGACATGTTTTCCAAGTACCTGCCGCCCTTTCTGACACATCAAGCAAGGAGTGA
- the nadE gene encoding ammonia-dependent NAD(+) synthetase, with the protein MQAVQREIAEQLKVQPPFTDDAALKAEIARRVDFIQDCLVNSGLKSLVLGISGGVDSLTAGLLAQRAMRELREKTGNTAYKFIAVRLPYETQFDEHEAQACVDFIDPDERHTVNIGPAVKALADQVAAFEGKAAVSRDFVLGNTKARMRMVAQYTIAGTEHGLVIGTDHAAEAVMGFFTKFGDGACDLAPLSGLVKNQVRAIARDFGAPESLVEKIPTADLEDLSPGKPDEASHGVTYAEIDAFLHGKPVRDEAFRIICETYRKTEHKRVMPYAP; encoded by the coding sequence ATGCAAGCCGTACAGCGTGAGATTGCTGAACAGCTCAAGGTCCAGCCACCGTTCACCGATGACGCCGCCCTCAAGGCCGAAATCGCCCGTCGGGTAGACTTTATCCAGGATTGCCTGGTCAACTCCGGGCTCAAGTCCCTCGTGCTGGGCATCAGCGGTGGCGTTGACTCGTTGACCGCCGGACTGCTGGCCCAACGTGCCATGCGCGAACTGCGGGAGAAAACCGGTAACACCGCCTACAAGTTCATCGCCGTGCGCCTGCCGTACGAAACCCAGTTCGACGAGCATGAAGCCCAAGCCTGTGTGGACTTCATCGACCCGGACGAGCGCCATACCGTCAACATCGGCCCGGCGGTCAAGGCCTTGGCCGATCAAGTCGCGGCGTTCGAAGGCAAGGCAGCGGTCTCGCGGGATTTCGTGCTGGGCAATACCAAGGCGCGGATGCGTATGGTTGCGCAATACACCATCGCGGGCACCGAGCACGGCCTGGTGATCGGCACCGACCATGCCGCCGAAGCGGTGATGGGTTTCTTCACCAAGTTCGGTGATGGCGCCTGCGACTTGGCGCCGTTGAGTGGCTTGGTGAAAAACCAGGTCCGGGCCATCGCTCGTGACTTTGGCGCGCCGGAGTCGCTGGTGGAAAAAATCCCCACCGCCGACCTTGAGGACCTGTCCCCAGGCAAGCCGGACGAAGCCTCCCACGGCGTGACCTACGCCGAGATCGATGCGTTCCTGCACGGCAAGCCGGTACGGGACGAGGCGTTCAGGATCATTTGCGAGACCTATCGCAAGACTGAGCACAAGCGGGTGATGCCTTACGCCCCATGA